One region of Streptomyces leeuwenhoekii genomic DNA includes:
- a CDS encoding PP2C family protein-serine/threonine phosphatase yields the protein MRLRGRSMGWVPPLLLLAGIAVADFNTTGEFRIISWIVLVPGIAAALCGVWGTAVFAVLALLTYVTVDSAWPHQYQTGLPDFILVTVGSILAVAACVVRVRGERRMLHMRDIADTTRRTVLRPLPPGWGGLEHAGVYLASDTEARVGGDFYDIQPGPHGTRVLVGDVQGKGLGAVEAAAALLGTFREAGYHEADLATVAERLETRIVRHRNHTAALGRKADGDRFATAVLLGFPEDAPGAVDAVVFGHEPPLAVGPGGVRQLPAGDGLPLGLGELAPARPTVRRLPLAPDETLLLVTDGVTEARDRQGCFYRLRDEVARAVAADPGVTEPRRLAAHVRDGTLRHCGGRLDDDTTVFAVRRPPHPRDE from the coding sequence ATGCGGCTGCGCGGCCGGAGCATGGGCTGGGTGCCCCCGCTGCTGCTGCTCGCCGGTATCGCGGTGGCCGACTTCAACACCACCGGCGAATTCCGGATCATCTCCTGGATCGTGCTGGTGCCCGGCATCGCCGCCGCGCTGTGCGGGGTGTGGGGCACGGCGGTCTTCGCGGTGCTCGCGCTGCTGACCTACGTCACGGTGGACAGCGCCTGGCCGCACCAGTACCAGACCGGCCTGCCCGACTTCATCCTCGTCACCGTCGGCAGCATCCTCGCCGTCGCCGCCTGCGTGGTCCGGGTGCGCGGCGAGCGGCGCATGCTGCACATGCGGGACATCGCCGACACCACCCGCCGTACCGTGCTGCGCCCGCTGCCGCCGGGCTGGGGCGGCCTGGAGCACGCCGGTGTCTACCTCGCCTCGGACACCGAGGCCCGCGTCGGCGGCGACTTCTACGACATCCAGCCCGGCCCGCACGGCACCCGCGTCCTCGTCGGGGACGTGCAGGGCAAGGGGCTCGGCGCGGTGGAGGCCGCGGCGGCGCTGCTCGGCACGTTCCGCGAGGCCGGCTACCACGAAGCCGACCTCGCCACGGTCGCCGAGCGGCTGGAGACCCGTATCGTCCGCCACCGCAACCACACCGCCGCCCTGGGCCGGAAGGCCGACGGCGACCGGTTCGCCACCGCCGTCCTGCTCGGTTTCCCCGAGGACGCCCCCGGCGCCGTCGACGCCGTCGTCTTCGGCCACGAACCCCCGCTGGCGGTGGGCCCCGGCGGCGTACGGCAGCTCCCGGCCGGCGACGGGCTGCCGCTGGGCCTCGGCGAACTCGCGCCCGCCCGGCCCACCGTGCGCCGCCTGCCCCTCGCCCCGGACGAGACGCTGCTGCTGGTCACGGACGGGGTCACCGAGGCCCGCGACCGGCAGGGCTGTTTCTACCGGCTGCGCGACGAGGTGGCCCGCGCGGTCGCCGCCGACCCCGGCGTCACCGAGCCGCGCCGCCTGGCCGCCCACGTCCGCGACGGCACCCTGCGCCACTGCGGGGGCCGCCTGGACGACGACACGACGGTCTTCGCGGTACGGCGCCCGCCCCACCCCCGGGACGAGTGA
- a CDS encoding extracellular solute-binding protein, with protein MTRSPAGRTAVPRLLAALLAALLGLAACTGGGDDRGRGGAQAPPTAEGPGDIVIASGRDVTGRNGVRQRLIDAWNTRQERRGTGYRARLVELPGSADEQRSQLLGALQSGSAGYDVVNLDVTWVPEFAAAGLIRPLPEGMVDDDVIASVASTARWDGRVYAVPFNSDVGLLYYRRDYLERAGVQHTDLGSGLDWDRLRTLIIALDDRKPGAYDQGWTTQLAAYEGRTVNALEAFASAVPDLTLTDGDGRYRATVEELARGIAELRKRSEASYILPGAFRSDEAASAGDFADGRTAFLRHWPYVYRTLYQSFTEEQLAVAPLPGRAVLGGQNLAVTDASRRAGKATELIAFLTGRESERCLLDAGFAATRASAYTDDGVRCTVAAPRGPSPSSTGESADRMPRDAAGRPEYARRILLPALHRAVHRPRTPLYGAFTQAFTARLGTLFGPRPPSDQDLARALDADLRKALPD; from the coding sequence ATGACCCGGTCACCGGCGGGCCGGACGGCGGTGCCGCGGCTGCTCGCCGCGCTGCTCGCCGCCCTCCTCGGGCTGGCCGCCTGCACCGGCGGCGGGGACGACCGGGGGCGGGGCGGTGCGCAGGCGCCGCCCACCGCCGAGGGGCCCGGGGACATCGTGATCGCCAGCGGCCGGGACGTCACCGGCAGGAACGGCGTCCGCCAGCGGCTCATCGACGCCTGGAACACCCGGCAGGAGCGGCGGGGCACCGGATACCGCGCCCGCCTGGTGGAGCTGCCCGGCAGCGCCGACGAGCAGCGCAGCCAGTTGCTCGGCGCCCTCCAGTCCGGCAGCGCCGGGTACGACGTGGTCAACCTGGACGTGACCTGGGTGCCGGAGTTCGCCGCCGCGGGCCTGATCCGCCCGCTGCCCGAGGGGATGGTCGACGACGACGTCATCGCCTCGGTGGCGAGCACCGCCCGGTGGGACGGCCGGGTGTACGCGGTGCCCTTCAACAGCGACGTCGGCCTGCTCTACTACCGGCGCGACTACCTGGAGCGGGCGGGCGTCCAGCACACCGACCTGGGCTCCGGCCTGGACTGGGACCGGCTGCGGACCCTGATCATCGCCCTGGACGACCGGAAGCCGGGCGCCTACGACCAGGGCTGGACCACCCAGCTCGCCGCCTACGAGGGCCGCACGGTCAACGCACTGGAGGCGTTCGCCTCGGCCGTACCGGACCTGACGCTCACCGACGGCGACGGCCGCTACCGCGCCACCGTCGAGGAGCTGGCCCGGGGGATCGCCGAACTGCGCAAGCGCAGCGAGGCGTCGTACATCCTGCCCGGCGCCTTCCGGTCCGACGAGGCGGCCTCGGCCGGCGACTTCGCCGACGGGCGCACGGCGTTCCTGCGGCACTGGCCGTACGTGTACCGCACGCTGTACCAGTCCTTCACCGAGGAGCAGCTCGCCGTGGCCCCGCTGCCCGGCCGGGCGGTGCTGGGCGGGCAGAACCTCGCCGTGACCGACGCCTCCCGGCGGGCCGGCAAGGCGACCGAGCTGATCGCGTTCCTCACCGGCCGGGAGAGCGAACGCTGCCTGCTGGACGCGGGCTTCGCCGCCACCCGCGCCTCCGCCTACACGGACGACGGCGTCCGCTGCACGGTGGCCGCGCCCCGCGGCCCGTCGCCGTCGTCCACCGGCGAGAGCGCCGACCGCATGCCCCGGGACGCGGCCGGGCGCCCCGAGTACGCGCGCCGCATCCTGCTGCCGGCCCTCCACCGGGCGGTGCACCGCCCGCGCACACCGCTGTACGGAGCCTTCACCCAGGCGTTCACCGCCCGGCTCGGCACCCTGTTCGGCCCCCGCCCGCCGAGCGACCAGGACCTGGCCCGGGCGCTCGACGCGGACCTGCGCAAGGCGCTGCCCGACTGA
- a CDS encoding VWA domain-containing protein, giving the protein MTGFDPRGLANRALLVGVSEYDLTEPPDGVPGDLPAVKHNVHRLREALRRGGVFGEHEIAVLPSPTLDDFSRTLGTTAREADGLLLLYFAGHGAIPSAGDELFLQMRNARVVAGGHAVFPGAEMFTTVLTVLATSPARRIVVVLDCCFAGNAAWIWETFRDKRRVLLLMSVQANHRIDAGAPHTPTPFTGELAALLDSGRELSFQTLAERLRERMAEGGHHTVRGDPWEPQSRTEPGEDVLLSAGAAPASVPPPPPPPPSPPPPPPPPPPSPPPPPPPPPWARLLAALRRGTTAARARPRSRPGRWRPGRRPAARAAVVLLGLTAFGLGWYVVTAVVADDAPCGPALELRVLTDPDLEPTVRAAADAYLTSDANTTGDGCRRSGITVYSAGSADAVAALRGQTGAWQEPHEDGANPQRDVGPQPDVWIPASRADAARVRLGQDTDAVAALDPDEKPLAYSPVVLAVPQDLAADQLDQRRGPRLNKMIDALRDRREDAGVRRPDPEFADTGLLATVGLYRTEPWDPGRAERRVDQPGPPSPTSADLLCTLPDDDAVDDRTAALVPEFLMKSGVGCDSARRTPRIAQYPADVPGLEPTFVRVRWEGADRDKAARDEAADAFRAWLLGDGGREVFGRDGFRAASGDRPLLDEENVADGVLHDPSPLTEPAGRDAMEAALAGYRGAHGPGRVLFLLDSSGSMGDEWEGPSGGPGLLKQSLGGLGPQDEYGVWAVHGTGEDTYETLLPLTGHSRGEAERDIDRLARVRDAEADPYGALRAALDEMKQRGGDDRRTPLIVYITDDEDAGRLTGENLDDIRDLSRAARVPVVMVSLAGGGCDPGKPDAEVSAAGGGRCLDADDDLGAALHDEVARTGTGEDG; this is encoded by the coding sequence GTGACCGGTTTCGACCCACGGGGGCTGGCGAACCGGGCGCTGCTGGTCGGGGTGTCCGAGTACGACCTCACGGAGCCGCCCGACGGCGTGCCCGGAGACCTGCCCGCCGTCAAGCACAACGTGCACCGCCTGCGGGAGGCGCTGCGGCGCGGCGGGGTGTTCGGTGAGCACGAGATCGCCGTGCTGCCCTCGCCCACCCTGGACGACTTCAGCCGGACGCTGGGCACCACCGCCCGGGAGGCCGACGGACTGCTGCTGCTGTACTTCGCCGGGCACGGGGCGATCCCCAGCGCGGGGGACGAGCTGTTCCTCCAGATGCGCAACGCGCGCGTCGTGGCGGGCGGGCACGCCGTCTTCCCCGGTGCGGAGATGTTCACCACCGTGCTGACCGTCCTCGCCACCAGCCCCGCCCGGCGGATCGTGGTCGTCCTCGACTGCTGCTTCGCGGGCAACGCCGCCTGGATCTGGGAGACGTTCCGCGACAAGCGGCGGGTGCTGCTGCTGATGAGCGTCCAGGCCAACCACCGGATCGACGCGGGCGCCCCGCACACGCCGACGCCGTTCACCGGGGAACTCGCGGCCCTGCTGGACAGCGGGCGGGAGCTGTCCTTCCAGACCCTCGCCGAGCGGCTGCGGGAGCGGATGGCCGAGGGCGGCCACCACACCGTGCGCGGCGACCCGTGGGAGCCGCAGAGCCGGACGGAACCCGGCGAGGACGTCCTGCTGTCCGCGGGGGCGGCGCCCGCGTCCGTGCCGCCCCCGCCTCCGCCGCCCCCTTCGCCGCCCCCGCCTCCGCCTCCGCCGCCCCCTTCGCCGCCCCCGCCTCCGCCGCCCCCGCCCTGGGCGCGCCTGCTCGCCGCGCTGCGGCGGGGGACCACCGCCGCGCGGGCCCGGCCGCGGTCCCGGCCGGGGCGGTGGCGCCCCGGCCGCCGTCCGGCCGCCCGCGCCGCCGTCGTCCTGCTCGGCCTGACCGCCTTCGGCCTCGGCTGGTACGTGGTCACCGCCGTCGTCGCCGACGACGCCCCCTGCGGACCGGCTCTGGAGCTGCGCGTGCTGACCGACCCCGATCTGGAGCCCACCGTCCGGGCCGCCGCCGACGCCTACCTCACCTCGGACGCCAACACCACCGGCGACGGCTGCCGCCGCAGCGGCATCACCGTCTACAGCGCCGGATCCGCCGACGCGGTCGCCGCCCTGCGCGGGCAGACCGGCGCCTGGCAGGAGCCGCACGAGGACGGCGCCAACCCGCAGCGTGACGTGGGCCCGCAGCCGGACGTGTGGATACCGGCCTCCCGCGCGGACGCCGCCCGGGTCAGGCTCGGCCAGGACACGGACGCCGTCGCCGCCCTCGACCCGGACGAGAAACCGCTCGCCTACTCCCCGGTGGTGCTGGCCGTGCCCCAGGACCTCGCCGCCGACCAGCTCGACCAGCGCCGCGGCCCGCGGCTCAACAAGATGATCGACGCCCTGCGCGACCGCCGCGAGGACGCCGGCGTACGCCGCCCCGACCCGGAGTTCGCCGACACCGGGCTGCTCGCCACGGTCGGCCTGTACCGCACCGAACCATGGGACCCCGGCCGCGCCGAACGCCGCGTCGACCAGCCCGGCCCGCCCTCCCCCACCTCCGCCGACCTGCTGTGCACCCTGCCCGACGACGACGCCGTGGACGACCGGACCGCGGCCCTCGTCCCCGAGTTCCTGATGAAGAGCGGGGTCGGCTGCGACAGCGCGCGGCGCACCCCGCGCATCGCCCAGTACCCCGCCGACGTCCCCGGCCTGGAACCCACCTTCGTCCGGGTCCGCTGGGAGGGCGCCGACCGCGACAAGGCCGCCCGCGACGAGGCGGCCGACGCCTTCCGGGCCTGGCTCCTCGGGGACGGGGGACGGGAGGTGTTCGGGCGGGACGGGTTCCGCGCGGCCTCCGGCGACCGGCCGCTGCTGGACGAGGAGAACGTGGCCGACGGGGTGCTGCACGACCCGTCCCCGCTCACCGAGCCCGCCGGTCGGGACGCGATGGAGGCGGCGCTGGCGGGCTACCGGGGCGCCCACGGGCCCGGCCGGGTGCTGTTCCTGCTGGACAGCTCCGGCTCCATGGGTGATGAGTGGGAGGGCCCCAGCGGCGGCCCCGGCCTGCTGAAGCAGTCCCTGGGCGGACTCGGCCCCCAGGACGAGTACGGCGTGTGGGCGGTCCACGGCACCGGCGAGGACACCTACGAGACGCTGCTGCCGCTGACCGGACACTCCCGCGGCGAGGCCGAACGCGACATCGACCGCCTGGCCCGGGTACGGGACGCCGAGGCCGACCCGTACGGGGCGCTGCGCGCCGCGCTCGACGAGATGAAGCAGCGCGGCGGCGACGACCGGCGCACCCCTCTGATCGTGTACATCACCGACGACGAGGACGCGGGCCGGCTCACCGGCGAGAACCTCGACGACATCCGCGACCTGTCGCGCGCGGCGCGGGTGCCGGTGGTGATGGTGTCGCTGGCGGGCGGGGGCTGCGACCCGGGCAAGCCGGACGCCGAGGTCTCCGCGGCCGGCGGCGGCCGCTGCCTGGACGCCGACGACGACCTCGGCGCCGCCCTGCACGACGAGGTGGCGCGCACGGGCACGGGGGAGGACGGATGA
- a CDS encoding alpha/beta fold hydrolase, whose amino-acid sequence MAPFLAYEDRGGSGDPAATPLVLVHGHPFDRTMWTPQTEVFAASRRVIAPDLRGYGASPVTPALTDFGGFARDIEALLDELEVASCVLAGVSMGGQIAMECYGRFPHRVRGLVLADTSPAAETPEGRTARRAMADRLLREGLRGYADEVLEKMVAPYADPQVKAHVHRMMTATRPEGAAAALRARAERPDYRELLSRATVPALVVVGADDTYTPVPGAEALHALLPDASLCVVEGAAHLPNLERPERFNAALEEFLARVDARV is encoded by the coding sequence ATGGCACCCTTCCTTGCATACGAGGACCGCGGCGGCTCCGGTGACCCGGCTGCCACCCCGCTCGTCCTCGTCCACGGCCACCCCTTCGACCGCACCATGTGGACGCCGCAGACCGAGGTCTTCGCGGCGTCCCGCCGGGTGATCGCGCCCGATCTGCGGGGCTACGGCGCGTCCCCGGTCACCCCCGCCCTCACCGACTTCGGCGGGTTCGCGCGGGACATCGAGGCGCTGCTGGACGAGCTGGAGGTGGCGTCCTGCGTCCTGGCCGGGGTGTCGATGGGGGGCCAGATCGCGATGGAGTGCTACGGCCGTTTCCCCCACCGCGTCCGGGGCCTGGTCCTGGCCGACACCTCCCCCGCGGCGGAGACGCCCGAGGGCAGGACCGCGCGCCGGGCCATGGCGGACCGCCTGCTGCGCGAGGGCCTGCGCGGGTACGCCGACGAGGTGCTGGAGAAGATGGTCGCCCCGTACGCGGACCCGCAGGTCAAGGCCCATGTCCACCGCATGATGACGGCCACCCGCCCGGAGGGCGCCGCGGCGGCCCTGCGCGCCCGCGCCGAACGCCCCGACTACCGTGAGCTGCTCTCCCGCGCCACGGTTCCGGCCCTGGTCGTCGTGGGCGCCGACGACACCTACACCCCGGTCCCCGGCGCCGAGGCCCTGCACGCGCTGCTCCCCGACGCGTCCCTGTGTGTCGTGGAGGGCGCCGCCCATCTGCCGAACCTGGAGCGGCCGGAGCGGTTCAACGCGGCCCTGGAGGAGTTCCTGGCCCGCGTCGACGCGCGAGTATGA